The DNA sequence actgTACAGCTGTATATTAAACCAATTCACATCCTTGTATGAGAGAGACAGGAGGAGCAGCATAGCATGGTTGGTGGAGCTGAGGTGTTGGTTacataaaaagtgaaaaagacaGAAACACGATGCCACGCTCTCCTTGTAGCGTGAAGCTATCCATCTATTACAATCCAACGACTCATATATCACCTCAACCATGTGGGACCCATTCAGTTGGtgtgcttttattttatttttaaagcaaacCGTGGTTGCTGTAATAAGGTtatcttgattttatttatctctttatttattgcaaaaagttttaattttatatgatttatttaacAGAAGgttttatcaatttaataatatcttatttattaaaaaatacggttaaaattttttaattttaagaaaacagtattttttttttatctcaaagaGTAACGTATAAGACCTATGTACGACTTGTGAGATATATATTTGTAAGtataaacaatattaattattctttattgaatatttcagatatcattttaaattaacgaggataaatattttaactaatgAGTTCATAATCAGAAGGAATATTTGTATCCTTATCCATTCTTTAATTGTAAAAAGTATGCGTCTGAGAGTCTCCTAAGTGATTCATCCTTTGCATATTACTTACAAAAATAATGGCATAAATAGTAAACAATGATAAATGAAAATACAATTAATAACAGGATAagtgagaagaaaaagaaacttaGAAGAATCTATGGTTTGAAGTTGTtgcatgaaacaaaaaaatggtagaaaacAATGTGAAAAGAGGAAGTATGAACCGAAACAaaatgaatcagacagatcaatCAGACTTTGGATTATGCAAAGGAAACAAGGAATAATTGAACAAGAAAAGAGACTTTGGAAGCATCTATACTTCTGAAAAGCACTGAAAAGATTATCTATATTGTTTGTATTATAATAgatagaattaaaatatttatacatttgtttactaataaaatatatatagttatctataaatattttagccTTGAAAGGAACGATCACTAAAAGTCAATTTGCATGGAATATTAATGCTCAGAAACAGAGACCGAAGAAGAGTCATTCCCCTGCCAAAGAGTCTGTTAGCACACACAGAAAAACTGAACttgaggaaaacaaaaaaacaaaagaatcgtGTCTTACTTGGATTTACCTTTTGGCCAAgcatgaaaaggatgtcatctGATGTGGTCTCAATAATTTCAACCCAATCAAAATTagtaaatttcttttatcaaatttacaaaattgaaaagtgaaaaagaaaacaaaaaacttaTGGCAAACATTTAATGTTGTACAATGTAACCGCAACAAATAATTTCATAGCACAAGTTGTTCTTACCAAAAAATAGTGTTGTGCTTCTAGTGAAAAGAATGTTAATTTTGAAGAACTAAGCCCATCtttgtaaaatatgaaaatcaattttattgtaGAAAACCAAAGTAGAAATTTAGGGGTAAGAAGTTCTTCCGCCCTCAATTTAGAAAGAACTCGTAAAAATATCATTGCATTATTAGTAGAGTCGTTAAAGTAGTGGGTCAGAATATGTGGACATAGTAAATACTTTTGGTAATTTCATCTACAAACCATTGAATAACTAAAAacttgataataatattatttgataataatattatatatgttcgGAAATACAAGCTCTCACACACAATCATCTCCCACATATAAAAAACCATAATCGATTACTGAAAGTAGAAAAGGGGTTAAACTTGGACTTGATTTCCATGAAGTTagacatgaaaatgtttgagaTAAGCCTGAGCCAACATGCCACCCAACTTAACTTGAGACTCGGTGGTTAAGTGAAGATTATCTTCCTTCAATTGCAATCCCTCTGCGTCAACGTAAATCACATTTGGAAGATCAATAGCTTTTTGTGCTTCTCTCACTTTCTCTATGAACTCAAATCCCGATGCTAACGCAACCTACACGGTACACTCATATATCATCATCACATCTACACTACTTGTGCCCTAATTCAATATGTTAtccataattttgtttataattccTAAAATAAACCTGAATTATGCGAAAATACATTTAGGTTAGTTTGTcggaaatagaaaaaagaagaagaagaaaagtgatGTTGGAAACCTGAATAATGGGAAGAGATGGCAAATTAAGGTCTTGTCGAACATTGTGGATGAGGGTCTCCATGGTAACCTTGTAAATTGTAGCGTCTTCGTCGTTCAGAGAGTCGCTTTCTCCTTGGAACCACAACAACGCTTTGATCTCGCAATTCTCGTGCCCTTTCACGCTTTCCTTCGCTCTCTTCACCATATTCTCGTACAGTTCCTCCCCACGCGCCCACTCCTTTAAGGCGGTGCCGCCCACGGCGCAGGGGACCAGTCCCACCTCCTCACCCACGCGCGGCCGCAGCGCATTGACGAAGGCCATGCCGGGGCCCACGCCGCAGGCTTTGCCTGTGTCGATGTCGACGTGGAGGGGCTCGTTTGCCGGTTCCCATTGGAGGTTGGCGGCGAGGCGGAGGATGGAGGGGTGGGGGCTGCACTCCGGCGGAACGACGCCGTCCCAGTATTTGCGATCGGGGGCCCTGACGATTCCGCCGCGACCGGACATGTTGCTTTGGCCTGAGAGAATGAAGATTTGCCTTTTGGGTTTTGGGagtgtgagtgtgttggttTCCATTGCTTTCTGTTTGCTACTGCAACGAGAGAATGGAACACTTTTTCGGAGCGCTGAGGTTGtttctttctcttaattataaatgtacacaaattaTAAGTGTGATAATACATTGTGCATCATGGTATAACCACCGCACTATCATGGAGTAGTTGGAGAAACGTGATAAACATGCAACAACTTTTTTTACACTTTTCAAGACGCTTTAAATTATTGTATACGGGTGCATTCAATCAGTCAGATTTTGTAAGTCTGTTATTAAACTAAAAACATGTGTCGTACGAtatcaaaagttaaaaaataatatatatcagATCTGTattgttaaaaacatatttttcaatagaatttttaaaaaatagattgaaAGTATATACacgacaatatttttaaatgtaaaacaaaacaaaagtatcgtcgataaaaaaaaagaaagaaaatttaaacAGATTTTCTCATCGATCATGAATCTTGGCCATTTGGTAACATTCTTTTTGGTTTCTCCGAGGCGATATtgtgatgttttttttatcagaagCCTTATTGTGAGTTTGAAACCATCTTTTGTTTGTGTATTGGGCTTTATGTCCTGCACAAGTTCCTGAATATTGGGCCTAAACGTTAACAAAtctaataattttgaaaagtaaaaataaaacataaaattgctcgctgttttttttttcgtatcaccttttaaaaaaaaatcggaaaattaattttatattttatattttgaaactaattttctgaatatgaaaaaaaaagtgcaaAAAATAGTCTGCTAATAGAATTGCACCGAAGTAGTGGGTCAGCTTATTTTCTCGAAAAACAATTGGACCTGGACTGTCTTTGACAGTTCATAAGGatgtaaaatttatgttttagatAAGGATCCCATCAATTTCTTCTTCGCGCACCcctcaaatttttaaaatgaccaTTTCATGTTCTGCAAAAGTAACTTCCAAAACACAAATTCCGGAAACTCTTCTGAAAaaacttttctaaaatttttagaataaaatttttggaatgaaattttcataacagaatttccaaaataataaataaatttgcatCTACTTGGAGAGATATGTTTATATTGATTGAAATCTCTTTGCATGTAAAAAGAGGGGAGAAAAAGAATAACAAGGTAAATTTAATAGAATAGGTAATTGAGctaagaaaatttaaaagaattaatattacTTAACTCAAGATTTCAATATTGGTGGTAGGGTAGTTTGACCTTTATGTTTCTTAACCAAAATATTAGATAATTcaattttcagttttttaaggatatttaatttttagtttgatATGAAGTCGAAGCACTCactaatttatttcaaatgagCTTATGTAATAAAAGTTGAAATGCCTTATAAccatacaaaataattattgcGTAGGAGAATATTATCAAAATTGCACTGTTCATGtgatgattttttaattaaaaactctTGCACATTGTAGCAAGGCTCCCTTAGGAGTGAAATACACCGATCAatctagaaaataaaaatcttaacgCAAAGTCTGAcagattgaaaataaaaaatataaaaaataagaaaattagttGGACagtatttcaattttgatttcgaaaagtgataaaaattaatttaaaccaaatttatGCATACACATAggtttttatgaataaatttataaagggGACCAGACCAATATAGACAATACTGGTATGAAGATTATGGTGAGTGAGTTTGGTTCTGTCGTTAGTAGACAGgggtttatgtatttattatttcattgcCAAATAAAATAGTTCGTTGTCCTCGTGTTACactattaacaaaatattgggTAGGGATCACAAACATTTCTCTTTCGGGAGATACGCAAAACAACTTTGGtatgcttttttattttatttttctataattttattttctctaaacATTAaagagtttttaatttttaattatagattTAATTACTCGTCGTATGTTACTCACTCTGATAGAAATGTGTCAATCTAGTAcccgttttaaaaaaaagtgtgaATTGCATTCTAACTCTTGAAAAATTACTTCAATTATGTCATTTTCAGATGAAAATTATTAACGCCATTagtaattgacatttttttaaaacagatACCAGATTAACTCATCTTTATCGAAATGAGTATCATCTGAGTAATTAACATGTGAACTCTGTAACAAAGAATTGCCCACAAGAGTTGTGGGAATATTGgacgaaaatttaaaattttaaaacgctAGTCAAGAGTTGGTCATGGTCTGAAACAAAAATTGAACTACACCACTTATTCTCCACCACCAAACCACATTCATCACATGCATTACCCTTAAACTACTGACAAATTAAAACCAGTAAGCACGTGCTCCACCTGTGCCATTTAACATGCGTTTagcctaatttttttaacaaattactTTTTAGATGTATAGGTGAGTCAATAACTTGACTTGTtaagataatttataatttacttaatttctctataaaaaagtaaatcatttttaaacttttgtcGATACGGTAACTgaaatatcatttaatatttattaaaatgtgtATACACATATAAAGTTGAGTAATTTTGTCGAAGATGGAATGAGACAGCAAAACATTTTTGTCTTAGTATCTTaatcacaatataatataactcGCTTTTAGTTCTGTTTTATTCTATAGCCGCGCGTGATGAttcaaaaaagagaaaaactagTGCACATGCATGTCCATGTCCATGCCCATGCCCATGCTCGTGCCCGTGCCCATGACAAAAAATGCAGGTAGATCAGACAATGATTCGTTTGAGCGGTGATTAGTCAAAGTTACAATCATTGTCACGTTGCATAAACAAGCACTTGTCTCTAATATTTTCCTCTGTTGATGCTAATTGAAGTCAAGAAAAGACGGAAAAGGATGAAGAAATTAAACACCTTGATCTAAAAAcagggtgtgtgtgtgtggaagGAACACATCAGCGACATCATTATGAAGAAGAATTAATTGAGTGGAGCAGAAGCATGGATCTTGTCCAAGATTTGTAGAGCCTCTTTCATGGAGGGTCTCCTTTGTGGGGTATGAGAAACACAGCTAAGCCCCAACTTGAACCATGTCAATACCACATTCTCCCTCCCTTCTATTTCAGATTTTATTGCTGCGTCAGCCATTCTCACCACCCGGTTCTGCTCCTCCTCCACCAAACCCGGTTCGTTCCACTGCTCCAATTCCCGCTCCAGGAAAACCCTCCCAGTTAGAAGCTCCAGCAGCACCATTCCAAAAGAGTACACGTCCCATTTGTGACTGGGTTTGATGTTCTCAAGTGACTCCGGGGCTTGATACACCATTATGTGGCCCGCACCACTCGACGATGATCCCATTGCGCCGAAGGGACTTGAACCAAATGCCACCTCTTGCTGGCTTCTTTGGTTCGCCATCACTTGTCTGGCCGAACCGTTTCCTCTGTGGGTCACATCGTTCAGGAGTAGCCTGTCCAGCCCAAAATCGCTTATAATGGCTTCCATTTCTGAGTTTAGCAGGATGTTGCCGGGTTTAACATTGCCATGCACGTGCTTCTTCTCGTGAAGGAAGACCAACGCTCGTGCCACCCCTTTTGCTATCTTCAACCGTATCTCCAAGGACAAGTTCAGAGGGGACGAACCTGATTTTCCTAAACCATAATAACACTCTCATCactaacaacaaaacaaaaccaaacaaCATAATTCGATATCATTAAACATGTTGGCTGATAAAGTCAAACTCCGACTTTAGCAGTTTGGACAAGTACAAGAAAATCATTCCAAATCACCTAATGATCTGAGGAAGAGATTAATATGAATGATATTTGATGTCATAATGATTAAGGTGGAGAGTGAACTTACTGTGATCAATGGTGGCGAGGCTGCCATTGGGGACGTAGTCACATATTAGGAGTTTATCATCTCGGCCCCAGCAGAAGCCGCGAACCTTAACCAAATTGGGATGGCGAAGCTTTGCAATGGCACGCACTTGGTTCTCAAACTCCTTCCTTCTCTCAATCCCACACTCACCGATCCTTCTAACGGCAAAGGCTCTCCCATCCTCTAGCACTGCCTTGTAGACAATGCTGACGCGGCTGTTTCCCAGAATATACGCTGAAGCCTTAAGCAGAGTCTCAAGCTCCAAATTTGTTTC is a window from the Vigna unguiculata cultivar IT97K-499-35 chromosome 7, ASM411807v1, whole genome shotgun sequence genome containing:
- the LOC114191545 gene encoding probable carbohydrate esterase At4g34215 — its product is METNTLTLPKPKRQIFILSGQSNMSGRGGIVRAPDRKYWDGVVPPECSPHPSILRLAANLQWEPANEPLHVDIDTGKACGVGPGMAFVNALRPRVGEEVGLVPCAVGGTALKEWARGEELYENMVKRAKESVKGHENCEIKALLWFQGESDSLNDEDATIYKVTMETLIHNVRQDLNLPSLPIIQVALASGFEFIEKVREAQKAIDLPNVIYVDAEGLQLKEDNLHLTTESQVKLGGMLAQAYLKHFHV